A DNA window from Cobetia marina contains the following coding sequences:
- the murJ gene encoding murein biosynthesis integral membrane protein MurJ: protein MTMLSRVLGLARDVIIASLLGAGSGADAFFVAFKIPNFMRRLFAEGAFNQAFIPVLSEYATRRTREEVRELLDAVSGSLGVILALITALAMLCAPWLVWVFAPGFGDDAGKLALTGDMLRLTFPYLLLISLTAFAGSVLNTWNRFAVPAITPVLLNLSLIGAALLLAPRFETPAMALAWGVLIAGGVQLLFQVPFLLRLGLMPKPWPNFAHEGVRRILKLMTPALFGVSVSQINLLLDTVLASFLVTGSVSWLYYSDRLVELPLGIIGIAIGTVILPALSKRHAEQSLEHFQKMLDWALRSVLLIGVPAALALGVLAEPLLITLFHYGAMTDNDVVMSAQSLRAYSFGLLAFMLIKVLAPGFYARQDTKTPVKIGIIAMVANMAFNLALIVPLAHAGLALATALSAFLNAGLLARGLYREGVLRFQPGWGRYSLTLIGGCALMGGGLLWLSPDWTTWLGWGLWERCAMMGALVVGGVLVYALWLGLCGIRPRHFRMQG from the coding sequence ATGACGATGCTGTCGCGGGTGCTGGGGCTGGCGCGAGACGTGATCATCGCCAGTCTGCTGGGGGCAGGCAGCGGGGCGGATGCCTTCTTCGTGGCCTTCAAGATCCCCAACTTCATGCGTCGTCTGTTCGCCGAGGGGGCCTTCAATCAGGCCTTCATTCCGGTGCTGTCCGAGTATGCGACCCGGCGCACGCGGGAAGAGGTCCGCGAGTTGCTGGATGCCGTCAGTGGCAGTCTCGGCGTCATCCTGGCGCTGATCACGGCGCTGGCGATGCTGTGCGCGCCCTGGCTGGTGTGGGTCTTCGCGCCGGGGTTCGGTGACGATGCCGGCAAGCTGGCGCTGACCGGTGACATGCTGCGCCTGACCTTTCCCTATCTGCTGCTGATCTCGCTGACCGCCTTCGCCGGCAGCGTGCTCAATACCTGGAACCGCTTCGCGGTGCCGGCCATCACCCCGGTGCTGCTCAACCTGAGCCTGATCGGCGCGGCGCTGTTGCTGGCACCGCGTTTCGAGACACCCGCCATGGCGCTGGCCTGGGGCGTGTTGATCGCCGGTGGCGTGCAGCTGCTGTTCCAGGTGCCGTTCCTGCTGCGTCTTGGCCTGATGCCCAAGCCATGGCCGAACTTCGCCCACGAAGGCGTGCGGCGCATCCTCAAGTTGATGACACCGGCGCTGTTCGGGGTCTCGGTCTCGCAGATCAACCTGCTGCTGGATACCGTGCTGGCCTCGTTTCTGGTCACCGGCAGCGTGTCGTGGCTCTATTACTCCGACCGGCTGGTCGAACTGCCGCTGGGCATCATCGGCATCGCCATCGGCACCGTGATTCTGCCGGCGCTCTCCAAGCGTCACGCGGAGCAGTCGCTGGAGCACTTCCAGAAGATGCTCGACTGGGCGCTGCGTTCGGTATTGTTGATCGGCGTGCCGGCGGCGCTGGCGCTGGGCGTGCTCGCGGAGCCGCTGCTGATCACGTTGTTCCACTATGGGGCGATGACGGACAATGATGTGGTGATGTCGGCCCAGAGCCTGCGGGCCTACAGCTTCGGGCTGCTGGCCTTCATGCTGATCAAGGTGCTGGCACCGGGCTTCTATGCGCGTCAGGACACGAAGACGCCGGTCAAGATCGGCATCATCGCGATGGTCGCCAACATGGCCTTCAACCTCGCGCTGATCGTGCCGCTGGCCCATGCGGGCCTGGCATTGGCCACGGCGCTGTCGGCCTTCCTGAATGCCGGGCTGTTGGCGCGTGGCCTGTATCGCGAGGGTGTGCTGCGCTTCCAGCCGGGCTGGGGGCGCTATTCGCTGACGCTGATCGGCGGTTGCGCCCTGATGGGCGGCGGCCTGCTGTGGCTGTCACCGGACTGGACCACCTGGCTCGGTTGGGGCCTTTGGGAGCGCTGTGCGATGATGGGGGCGCTGGTCGTCGGCGGTGTGCTGGTCTATGCACTGTGGTTGGGGCTTTGCGGCATACGTCCGCGCCACTTCCGCATGCAGGGCTGA
- a CDS encoding type IV pilin protein, with the protein MMVVAIIGILAAVAVPSYLGYVERSWRSHAQQALGQQARQLHGFYGHDFSEAPVLEGELPADGVSSIEDAGGNLRYLISYRSLTPSTFVLQATPQGAQLNDDCGILWMDEVMNTGAEGGGRCW; encoded by the coding sequence ATGATGGTGGTCGCGATCATCGGGATTCTGGCGGCGGTAGCAGTGCCATCCTATCTCGGGTACGTGGAGCGCAGCTGGCGTTCTCATGCTCAGCAGGCGCTGGGCCAGCAGGCCAGGCAGTTGCATGGCTTCTATGGCCACGATTTCTCCGAGGCGCCGGTGCTGGAGGGTGAGTTGCCAGCCGATGGCGTCAGCAGTATCGAGGATGCCGGCGGCAATCTGCGTTACCTGATCTCCTATCGCAGCCTCACGCCGAGCACCTTCGTGTTGCAAGCCACTCCGCAGGGAGCACAGCTCAACGATGACTGCGGCATTCTGTGGATGGATGAGGTCATGAATACCGGCGCGGAAGGAGGGGGGCGGTGTTGGTGA
- the ribF gene encoding bifunctional riboflavin kinase/FAD synthetase, protein MDLIRGLHNLARLRKQDGSRGCVATIGNFDGVHLGHQAILEQLRERAAAYGLPATVVVFEPQPREFFAGDKAPPRLTRLAEKVRLLGSHGAERVLCLPFNEALRSLSAREFIEQVLIDGLGVRHLVVGDDFRFGCDRAGDFALLERIGAAEGFAVEHTRTFEIAGERVSSTRVRKVLAAGDMALAARLLGRAHHWQGRVVADRQLGRTIGVPTANLPLPNAPLAVSGVYAVMAHLADGRACPAVANIGWRPTVGTPRPVLEVHLLDFAEDLYGQSMRVSFCAFLRGEQRFDGLEALKAAIYADIALARRFFALAAGETPASDEQALLDCMTSMADLPLASRPLSALMNAPTAPLHGTAEVSDSTAREAQASRPHDG, encoded by the coding sequence ATGGACTTGATCAGAGGACTCCACAATCTCGCCCGCCTGCGCAAGCAGGATGGCAGTCGCGGCTGCGTGGCCACCATCGGCAATTTCGATGGGGTGCACCTCGGCCACCAGGCGATTCTGGAGCAACTGCGCGAGCGCGCGGCGGCCTATGGGCTGCCGGCCACGGTGGTGGTGTTCGAGCCGCAGCCGCGCGAGTTCTTCGCGGGTGACAAGGCGCCGCCACGCCTGACGCGACTGGCGGAAAAGGTCCGCCTGCTGGGTAGCCACGGCGCCGAGCGCGTACTGTGCCTGCCCTTCAATGAGGCGCTGCGCTCATTGTCGGCCCGTGAATTCATCGAGCAGGTACTGATCGATGGTCTCGGCGTGCGCCACCTGGTGGTCGGCGACGACTTCCGCTTCGGCTGTGATCGTGCCGGTGACTTCGCGCTGCTGGAGCGCATCGGCGCCGCCGAGGGCTTCGCGGTGGAGCATACCCGCACCTTCGAGATCGCCGGTGAGCGTGTGTCCAGCACTCGCGTGCGCAAGGTACTGGCCGCGGGTGACATGGCATTGGCCGCCAGATTGCTGGGACGAGCCCATCACTGGCAGGGGCGCGTGGTCGCGGACCGTCAGCTGGGGCGTACCATCGGCGTGCCGACCGCCAATCTGCCGCTGCCGAATGCGCCGCTGGCGGTCTCCGGCGTCTACGCGGTGATGGCGCATCTGGCCGATGGCCGCGCCTGCCCGGCGGTAGCCAATATCGGCTGGCGCCCGACGGTCGGCACGCCGCGCCCGGTCCTTGAGGTTCACCTGCTGGACTTCGCGGAGGACCTCTATGGCCAGTCGATGCGTGTCAGCTTCTGTGCCTTCCTGCGTGGCGAGCAGCGCTTCGATGGCCTGGAAGCTCTCAAGGCCGCCATCTACGCCGATATCGCATTGGCACGCCGCTTCTTCGCACTGGCCGCAGGTGAGACGCCCGCCAGTGATGAGCAGGCATTGCTCGATTGCATGACCTCGATGGCTGACCTGCCGCTGGCCAGCCGTCCGCTGAGCGCACTGATGAATGCGCCGACGGCACCCTTACACGGCACTGCTGAGGTGTCTGATTCCACAGCTCGGGAAGCTCAGGCTTCCCGCCCCCACGACGGCTGA
- the lspA gene encoding signal peptidase II — MTSSSQPPASEAGSAASEPMRSPLRWLWLSVVIVVLDLTTKWLASSSLIYGQANEVLPVFNLTLLHNTGAAFSFLAGHDGWQRWLFAGIAVVAAIGLSIWLARLKRHETFTALGIALVLGGALGNLYDRVVHGYVVDFLSFHWGNAFFPAFNVADVAISLGAVALIIESFRGRSE; from the coding sequence ATGACGTCTTCTTCACAACCGCCTGCCAGTGAGGCCGGCTCGGCCGCCAGTGAGCCGATGCGTTCGCCGTTGCGCTGGCTGTGGCTGTCAGTGGTGATCGTGGTGCTGGATCTGACCACCAAGTGGTTGGCCAGCAGTTCTTTGATCTACGGTCAGGCCAACGAGGTGCTGCCGGTCTTCAATCTGACGCTGCTGCACAATACCGGCGCGGCCTTCAGTTTCCTGGCCGGTCATGACGGCTGGCAGCGCTGGCTGTTCGCCGGCATCGCCGTGGTGGCGGCCATCGGTCTGAGCATCTGGCTTGCGCGCCTCAAGCGTCACGAGACCTTCACGGCGCTGGGCATCGCGCTGGTACTGGGTGGCGCACTGGGCAATCTTTATGATCGTGTCGTGCATGGTTACGTGGTGGACTTCCTGTCCTTCCACTGGGGCAATGCCTTCTTCCCGGCCTTCAATGTGGCGGACGTCGCCATCAGCCTGGGAGCCGTGGCACTGATCATCGAATCCTTCCGTGGCCGCTCCGAGTGA
- a CDS encoding GspH/FimT family pseudopilin, whose translation MRHSRGFTLIELVVTVAIIAIIAAWAVPAWQGMVQRSQVESDVRALTHALAMARSAATSRGTMVSVCPYAPSVATPNPTVCDADWSNGWVVYEGSGANFTAGDRMWVHQGSNSVAQSGGASRITFNDRGTLNSGNSTLVFCAASDSTSVVVAPSGRVRLETGGDCS comes from the coding sequence ATGCGTCATTCACGCGGTTTCACGCTGATCGAGCTGGTGGTGACGGTGGCGATCATCGCCATCATCGCTGCCTGGGCGGTGCCTGCCTGGCAAGGGATGGTACAGCGCTCTCAGGTGGAGTCCGACGTTCGCGCCCTGACGCATGCCCTGGCGATGGCACGCAGTGCCGCGACCAGTCGCGGCACCATGGTCAGCGTCTGTCCCTATGCTCCGAGCGTTGCCACGCCGAATCCCACTGTCTGCGATGCGGACTGGTCGAATGGCTGGGTGGTGTATGAAGGCAGTGGGGCCAATTTCACGGCAGGGGATCGCATGTGGGTTCATCAGGGCAGCAACTCGGTGGCGCAATCCGGCGGTGCCAGTCGTATCACCTTCAACGATCGCGGCACACTCAACAGCGGCAACAGCACGCTGGTGTTCTGCGCAGCATCGGATTCCACTTCCGTGGTGGTGGCGCCTTCAGGGCGCGTGAGACTCGAGACGGGAGGTGATTGCTCATGA
- the ispH gene encoding 4-hydroxy-3-methylbut-2-enyl diphosphate reductase encodes MQIKLANPRGFCAGVDRAIDIVNGALDVFGPPIYVRHEVVHNRFVVDSLKERGAIFVEELHEVPDDVIVIFSAHGVSRAVQEEAERRNLKVFDATCPLVTKVHMEVLRYARKGQDCVLIGHEGHPEVEGTMGRYDTSKGGTIHLVEDESDVARLEVKDPGQLAFVTQTTLSMDDTARVIDALRERFPAIQGPRKDDICYATQNRQDAVRMLAEACDVVLVVGSPNSSNSNRLRELAERMQTPAWLIDDAEQIEAAWLEGIGSIGITAGASAPEVLVQGVIDRLMALGASAPEELEGQEENIVFSMPKELKERLIASDQIREL; translated from the coding sequence ATGCAGATCAAGCTGGCCAACCCGCGCGGTTTCTGCGCCGGAGTGGATCGCGCCATCGATATCGTCAACGGGGCGCTCGACGTGTTCGGGCCGCCGATCTACGTGCGTCACGAGGTGGTGCACAATCGCTTCGTGGTCGACTCCCTCAAGGAGCGCGGCGCCATCTTCGTCGAGGAACTGCACGAAGTGCCGGATGACGTCATCGTCATCTTCTCGGCCCACGGTGTCTCGCGTGCGGTGCAGGAAGAGGCCGAGCGTCGCAACCTCAAGGTCTTCGATGCCACCTGTCCGCTGGTGACCAAGGTGCACATGGAAGTGCTGCGCTATGCGCGCAAGGGCCAGGATTGCGTGCTGATCGGCCATGAGGGTCACCCGGAAGTCGAGGGCACCATGGGTCGCTATGACACCTCCAAGGGTGGCACCATCCACCTGGTGGAGGACGAGTCCGATGTGGCGCGCCTGGAGGTCAAGGACCCGGGTCAGCTGGCCTTCGTCACCCAGACCACACTGTCCATGGATGACACGGCGCGTGTGATCGATGCGCTGCGCGAACGCTTCCCGGCGATTCAAGGGCCGCGCAAGGACGATATCTGCTACGCGACCCAGAATCGTCAGGACGCCGTACGCATGCTGGCGGAAGCCTGCGATGTGGTGCTGGTGGTCGGCAGCCCCAACAGCTCCAACTCCAATCGCCTGCGCGAACTGGCCGAGCGCATGCAGACCCCGGCCTGGTTGATCGATGATGCCGAGCAGATCGAGGCCGCCTGGCTCGAGGGTATCGGCAGTATCGGGATCACGGCAGGCGCAAGTGCGCCCGAAGTGCTGGTGCAGGGCGTGATCGATCGCCTGATGGCACTGGGGGCTTCGGCGCCCGAGGAACTGGAAGGTCAGGAGGAGAATATCGTCTTCTCCATGCCCAAGGAGCTCAAGGAGCGCTTGATCGCCTCGGATCAGATTCGCGAGCTGTAA
- the proB gene encoding glutamate 5-kinase has translation MGSRVGREALARARRVVVKIGSALLTDDGRGLDDAGIGRWVDQIAALHARGIEVIVVSSGAIAVGMSRLGWTARPSGVHELQAAAAVGQNGLTQCYEEHFHRHGLTTAQILLTHDDLSNRKRYLNARSALRTLVELRVVPVINENDTVVTDEIRFGDNDTLGALVANLLEADALLLLTDQEGLYDADPRHDPAARLIEEAQADDPMLVKVAGGGGVLGRGGMATKVRAARLAARSGALTVIASGRQPDVITRLAAGERFGTLLLPEHAPIAARKRWIAGQLQVRGTLTLDAGAVSVLTTRGSSLLPVGVKKIEGAFKRGDLVQCVDESGARIAKGLVNYSAVDAERILGLPSHQIEAALGYIEAPELIHRDNLIVL, from the coding sequence ATGGGCAGTCGGGTCGGACGTGAGGCATTGGCCAGGGCGCGGCGCGTGGTGGTCAAGATCGGCAGTGCGCTGCTGACCGACGACGGCCGCGGGCTGGACGATGCCGGCATCGGGCGTTGGGTCGACCAGATCGCGGCACTGCATGCGCGTGGCATCGAGGTGATCGTGGTGTCTTCCGGCGCGATCGCCGTCGGCATGTCCCGGCTTGGCTGGACGGCGCGACCCAGTGGCGTGCATGAGCTGCAGGCCGCGGCGGCGGTCGGCCAGAATGGCCTGACCCAGTGCTATGAAGAGCATTTCCATCGTCACGGCCTGACCACCGCCCAGATTCTGCTGACCCACGACGATCTCTCCAATCGCAAGCGTTACCTGAATGCACGCTCGGCGCTGCGCACCCTGGTGGAGCTGCGCGTGGTGCCGGTGATCAACGAGAATGACACTGTCGTCACCGACGAGATTCGCTTCGGTGACAACGATACGCTCGGCGCGCTGGTCGCCAATCTGCTGGAAGCCGATGCCCTGTTGCTGCTCACCGATCAGGAAGGGCTGTACGACGCCGACCCGCGCCATGATCCGGCGGCCAGGCTGATCGAGGAAGCGCAGGCCGATGACCCGATGCTGGTCAAGGTCGCCGGTGGCGGCGGGGTGCTGGGGCGTGGCGGCATGGCCACCAAGGTGCGGGCGGCGCGCCTGGCAGCCCGCAGTGGCGCGCTGACGGTGATTGCCTCCGGCCGCCAGCCTGACGTGATCACGCGCCTAGCCGCTGGCGAGCGCTTCGGTACCCTGCTGCTGCCCGAGCATGCGCCGATCGCGGCGCGCAAGCGCTGGATCGCCGGGCAACTGCAGGTGCGGGGCACCCTGACGCTGGATGCCGGTGCCGTCAGCGTGCTGACCACGCGTGGTTCCAGCCTGCTGCCGGTGGGCGTGAAGAAGATCGAGGGAGCCTTCAAGCGCGGTGACCTGGTGCAGTGTGTCGATGAATCCGGCGCGCGGATCGCCAAGGGGCTGGTCAACTATTCCGCGGTCGACGCCGAGCGCATCCTGGGGCTGCCGAGTCATCAGATCGAGGCTGCGCTGGGCTATATTGAGGCGCCGGAGCTGATCCATCGCGACAACCTCATCGTGCTGTAG
- the rpsT gene encoding 30S ribosomal protein S20 — translation MANSKQARKRARQAEVRRQHNSAQRSAVRTSVKNVLKAVKTGDHAASMAAFNVAQKVLDRYADKDILSKKKAARVKSRLNARVKALAV, via the coding sequence GTGGCAAACTCCAAGCAAGCTCGCAAGCGCGCTCGTCAGGCTGAAGTCCGTCGTCAGCACAACTCCGCACAGCGTTCCGCCGTGCGTACCAGCGTCAAGAACGTGCTGAAGGCCGTCAAGACTGGTGACCACGCTGCTTCCATGGCCGCTTTCAATGTCGCGCAGAAGGTCCTCGACCGTTACGCCGACAAGGACATCCTGTCCAAGAAGAAGGCCGCTCGCGTCAAGAGCCGTCTGAACGCACGCGTCAAGGCACTGGCTGTCTGA
- the fkpB gene encoding FKBP-type peptidyl-prolyl cis-trans isomerase produces MSEYRIAENMEVSLHFRLRLEDGTEVDSTFDKTPATFQVGDGNLPPGFERPIMGMAAGETGSFTVTPEHAFGQHNPQNVQTVARKSFDDEIEVGMVMSFAEPSGSELPGIIREIDERDVKVDFNHPLAGRTLTFEVEVLSVSPATTH; encoded by the coding sequence ATGAGCGAATATCGTATCGCCGAAAACATGGAGGTCAGCCTCCATTTCCGTCTGCGTCTGGAAGACGGCACCGAAGTGGATTCCACCTTCGACAAGACGCCGGCCACCTTCCAGGTAGGCGATGGCAATCTGCCGCCGGGCTTCGAGCGGCCGATCATGGGCATGGCGGCAGGTGAGACCGGCAGCTTCACGGTCACGCCGGAGCATGCCTTCGGTCAGCACAATCCGCAGAATGTCCAGACCGTGGCGCGCAAGAGCTTCGATGACGAGATCGAGGTCGGCATGGTGATGTCCTTCGCCGAGCCGTCAGGCTCGGAGCTGCCGGGCATCATTCGCGAGATCGATGAGCGTGACGTCAAGGTCGACTTCAACCACCCGCTGGCCGGGCGTACCCTGACCTTCGAGGTCGAGGTGCTGTCCGTCTCCCCCGCGACCACGCACTGA
- the pilV gene encoding type IV pilus modification protein PilV: MTRRNPPKIATAHRQRGVGLIEALVAVLLLGVSLLGLGLLQVQTLQHQRVSYSNTVAQLLSLDMAERIRANLEAIAQYDGADTQDPPDNGCSSDCTPAQLANQDVIDWRTAIQGSTLTSGVGNVTVDERLVGGAGIGVHDVSVQVQWSDTLNGGMDIQAYRFEVEP, from the coding sequence ATGACAAGGCGTAACCCTCCGAAGATCGCGACGGCGCATCGTCAGCGTGGCGTCGGTCTGATCGAGGCGCTGGTGGCCGTGCTGCTGCTTGGTGTCTCCTTGCTGGGGCTGGGGCTGCTGCAGGTGCAGACGTTGCAGCATCAGCGCGTCAGTTACAGCAATACGGTGGCACAGCTGCTGTCATTGGACATGGCCGAGCGCATCCGAGCCAATCTCGAAGCCATTGCGCAATACGATGGTGCCGATACGCAGGACCCACCGGACAATGGATGCTCGTCAGACTGCACGCCTGCTCAGTTGGCCAATCAGGATGTGATCGACTGGCGAACGGCCATTCAGGGTTCCACTCTGACCAGCGGTGTCGGCAACGTGACGGTAGACGAGCGCCTGGTCGGCGGTGCCGGTATCGGGGTGCATGACGTCAGTGTCCAGGTGCAATGGAGCGATACGCTCAATGGTGGAATGGATATCCAGGCATATCGCTTCGAGGTGGAGCCATGA
- the ileS gene encoding isoleucine--tRNA ligase, protein MSDYKHTLNLPDTDFPMRGNLPKREPDQLARWNEIDLYARLREAGKGRPSFVLHDGPPYANGNIHIGHAVNKILKDIIVKSKTMAGFDAPYVPGWDCHGLPIEHKVETTHGKHLESEKARHLCREYAGVQVEGQKHEFIRLGIVGDWGNPYRSMDFANEAGEIRALAEMVKGGYVFKGLKPVNWCFDCGSALAEAEVEYADKTSDAIDVAFAADDSAALAKAFGLESLSKPAAIVIWTTTPWTIPANQALNVHPDFVYSLVDTGERLLVLAEELVDDSLARFGLSGETLATVNGAALENLNFRHPIYDRLSPVYLADYVETGAGTGIVHSAPAYGEDDFHTCRRYGMSFDEIESPVQGNGVYVPDLPEFGGQFIWKANPNIVARLEELGALMAHEKITHSYMHCWRHKTPVIYRATAQWFVGMDIAGTDGVTLRDKALSAIEDTTFIPAWGQARLKSMIANRPDWCISRQRNWGVPIPLFLHRATGELHPDSVALMEAVADRVAEHGIDAWWSLDSQELLGDEAENYEKVTDTLDVWFDSGTTHWHVLRGSHPHGHEEGPRADLYLEGSDQHRGWFHSSLLTGCAIDGHAPYKALLTHGFTVDAQGRKMSKSVGNVVAPQQVMDKLGADILRLWVSSNDYSGEMAVSDEILKRTADAYRRIRNTSRFLLSNLNGFEPERDALAFDDMLALDQWVVDRAAQLQARVELAYEEYRFLDIYQQVLTFCSRELGGFYLDVIKDRQYTTQPNSRARRSCQTALYHVIEALARWMAPILSFTGEEIYANIPGPRKDTIFLETAYTGLTTLADDAPMGREFWEQVLHVKQAVNKTLEGARNAGLVKNGLAAEVTLYVNDELSTLLASLGDELRFVMLTSGVTLAPLDAAGDAEETEVSGLKVAVKVSENAKCERCWHHRPEVGTLPEHPTLCGRCVTNLPDGEGETRHFA, encoded by the coding sequence ATGAGCGACTACAAGCACACTTTGAATCTGCCCGATACCGACTTCCCGATGCGCGGCAATCTCCCCAAGCGTGAGCCGGACCAACTGGCCCGCTGGAACGAGATTGACCTCTACGCGCGTCTGCGTGAAGCAGGCAAGGGCCGTCCGAGCTTCGTGCTCCACGACGGCCCTCCCTATGCCAACGGCAATATTCACATCGGTCACGCCGTCAACAAGATTCTCAAGGACATCATCGTCAAGTCCAAGACGATGGCGGGCTTCGATGCGCCTTACGTGCCGGGCTGGGACTGTCATGGTCTGCCCATCGAGCACAAGGTCGAGACCACCCACGGCAAGCATCTCGAGTCCGAGAAAGCCCGCCACCTGTGCCGCGAATACGCGGGCGTGCAGGTGGAAGGTCAGAAGCACGAGTTCATCCGTCTCGGCATCGTCGGTGACTGGGGTAACCCGTATCGCTCCATGGACTTCGCCAACGAAGCCGGCGAGATCCGTGCGCTGGCCGAGATGGTCAAGGGCGGTTATGTCTTCAAGGGCCTGAAGCCGGTCAACTGGTGCTTCGACTGTGGCTCTGCGCTTGCGGAAGCGGAAGTCGAATACGCCGACAAGACCTCTGACGCCATCGATGTCGCCTTCGCGGCAGACGACAGCGCGGCGCTGGCCAAGGCCTTCGGCCTCGAGTCACTGAGCAAGCCGGCGGCGATCGTGATCTGGACCACCACCCCGTGGACCATTCCGGCCAACCAGGCGCTCAACGTTCACCCGGACTTCGTCTACTCGCTGGTCGATACCGGCGAGCGCCTGCTGGTGCTCGCCGAGGAGCTGGTCGACGACAGCCTGGCGCGCTTCGGGCTGAGTGGCGAGACACTGGCGACCGTCAATGGCGCGGCACTGGAGAATCTCAACTTCCGCCACCCGATCTACGATCGTCTGTCGCCGGTCTATCTGGCCGACTACGTCGAGACCGGTGCCGGTACCGGTATCGTCCACTCCGCGCCGGCCTACGGCGAGGATGACTTCCACACCTGCCGTCGTTACGGCATGAGCTTCGACGAGATCGAGAGCCCGGTGCAGGGCAACGGCGTCTACGTGCCGGACCTGCCGGAATTCGGTGGTCAGTTCATCTGGAAGGCCAATCCGAACATCGTCGCGCGTCTGGAAGAACTCGGCGCGCTGATGGCGCACGAGAAGATCACCCACAGCTACATGCACTGCTGGCGCCACAAGACGCCGGTCATCTATCGCGCCACGGCCCAGTGGTTCGTCGGCATGGACATCGCCGGCACCGATGGCGTGACCCTGCGTGACAAGGCGCTGTCCGCCATCGAGGACACCACCTTCATTCCTGCCTGGGGCCAGGCGCGCCTGAAGAGCATGATCGCCAACCGCCCTGACTGGTGCATCTCGCGTCAGCGCAACTGGGGCGTGCCGATTCCGCTGTTCCTGCATCGCGCCACTGGCGAACTGCACCCTGACAGCGTCGCGCTGATGGAAGCGGTCGCGGATCGCGTCGCCGAGCACGGCATCGATGCCTGGTGGTCACTCGACAGCCAGGAGCTGCTGGGCGATGAGGCCGAGAACTACGAGAAGGTCACCGACACGCTGGATGTGTGGTTCGATTCCGGAACGACCCACTGGCATGTGCTGCGTGGCTCGCACCCGCATGGTCACGAGGAAGGTCCGCGTGCCGACCTGTATCTGGAAGGCTCCGACCAGCACCGTGGCTGGTTCCACTCGTCACTGCTGACCGGCTGTGCCATCGACGGCCACGCGCCCTACAAGGCACTGCTGACTCACGGTTTCACCGTCGATGCGCAGGGCCGCAAGATGTCCAAGTCAGTGGGCAACGTGGTCGCGCCGCAGCAGGTGATGGACAAGCTGGGTGCCGACATTCTGCGCCTGTGGGTGTCCTCTAATGACTATTCCGGTGAGATGGCCGTCTCGGACGAGATCCTCAAGCGGACTGCCGATGCCTATCGCCGCATTCGCAACACCTCGCGCTTCCTGCTGTCCAACCTGAACGGTTTCGAGCCCGAGCGTGATGCGCTGGCCTTTGACGACATGCTGGCGCTGGACCAGTGGGTGGTCGATCGTGCCGCCCAGCTGCAGGCACGTGTCGAGCTGGCCTACGAGGAATACCGCTTCCTCGACATCTACCAGCAGGTGCTGACCTTCTGCTCGCGTGAGCTGGGCGGCTTCTATCTGGATGTCATCAAGGACCGCCAGTACACCACGCAGCCGAACTCGCGTGCGCGTCGTAGCTGCCAGACGGCGCTGTATCACGTGATCGAGGCGCTGGCACGCTGGATGGCACCGATCCTCTCCTTCACCGGTGAAGAGATCTACGCCAACATCCCGGGTCCGCGCAAGGACACCATCTTCCTCGAGACGGCCTACACCGGCCTGACCACCCTGGCGGATGATGCCCCCATGGGGCGTGAGTTCTGGGAGCAGGTGCTGCACGTCAAGCAGGCGGTCAACAAGACGCTGGAAGGCGCGCGCAACGCCGGTCTGGTCAAGAATGGCCTGGCGGCGGAAGTCACCCTCTACGTCAATGATGAGCTCAGCACTCTGCTGGCAAGTCTCGGCGACGAACTGCGCTTCGTGATGCTGACCAGCGGCGTGACCCTGGCGCCTCTCGATGCTGCGGGTGACGCAGAAGAGACCGAAGTGTCCGGCCTCAAGGTGGCGGTCAAGGTCAGCGAGAATGCCAAGTGCGAACGTTGCTGGCACCACCGTCCGGAAGTCGGCACCCTGCCGGAACATCCGACTCTGTGTGGCCGCTGCGTGACCAACCTGCCGGATGGCGAAGGCGAGACGCGTCACTTCGCGTGA